The following proteins come from a genomic window of Bacillota bacterium:
- the eam gene encoding glutamate 2,3-aminomutase, giving the protein MNEEGIAEKKHKIAEKRAKELKNAIADYREALKTIQTGFNQWERIRENQERIKAYFKASDEDWKNWRWQLKNRITGTGLLKKLLKLDEQEIKDIATTGTRNRWAVSPYYLSLIDPEVKNDPVKMQCIPSINEYLDHGGYEDPMGEEYTSPVHAVTRRYADRLIIKVTNQCAMYCRHCQRRRSIGERDLTTPKKYIAEAIDYVRRNEEIRDVLLTGGDGFMLDTKTLEWILSELETIPHLEIKRFGTRTPVTMPQRINDELCELLSRHLPVYVNTHFNHPLEVTPESRDACFKLARAGVSLGNQTVLLKGVNNNPFVIRKLNQELLKIMVRPYYIFHAKAVKGTSHFRTKVEEGIEIMEKLRGYTSGLAIPTFVVNAPLGNGKTPMLPEYLVSSGKDYIMIRTWENKVLRYEN; this is encoded by the coding sequence ATGAATGAAGAAGGAATTGCAGAAAAAAAACATAAAATTGCTGAAAAAAGAGCGAAGGAATTAAAAAATGCAATAGCCGACTACCGGGAAGCATTAAAAACAATTCAAACCGGTTTTAACCAGTGGGAAAGGATCAGGGAAAATCAGGAGAGAATAAAAGCTTATTTCAAGGCATCCGATGAAGACTGGAAGAACTGGCGGTGGCAGTTAAAGAACCGGATAACCGGAACGGGTTTGTTGAAAAAGCTTTTAAAGCTGGACGAGCAGGAAATTAAGGATATAGCGACTACAGGCACCAGGAATCGTTGGGCTGTTTCACCATATTATCTAAGTTTGATTGACCCGGAAGTAAAAAATGATCCGGTTAAGATGCAATGTATACCTTCAATAAATGAATATCTGGACCACGGTGGATATGAGGATCCCATGGGTGAAGAATATACATCGCCCGTTCATGCTGTAACCCGTCGTTATGCGGATCGCCTGATTATTAAAGTTACCAATCAATGTGCCATGTATTGCCGTCACTGCCAGCGAAGAAGATCAATCGGTGAGCGGGATCTTACAACTCCGAAAAAATATATTGCAGAAGCAATTGATTATGTGCGCCGAAACGAGGAGATCAGAGATGTTTTGCTAACCGGCGGTGACGGGTTTATGCTTGATACTAAAACCCTGGAGTGGATTTTAAGCGAACTCGAAACAATACCCCACCTGGAAATTAAGAGGTTTGGGACTCGCACCCCGGTAACAATGCCACAACGAATTAATGATGAGCTTTGTGAGCTTTTATCACGACACCTGCCGGTCTATGTTAATACGCACTTTAACCATCCCCTTGAAGTAACTCCTGAATCGCGTGATGCCTGTTTTAAACTGGCCAGAGCCGGAGTAAGTTTAGGTAACCAGACAGTTCTTTTAAAAGGTGTCAATAACAATCCATTTGTTATCCGCAAACTGAACCAGGAACTTTTGAAAATTATGGTTCGCCCTTATTATATTTTTCACGCCAAGGCGGTAAAAGGGACCTCTCATTTCCGCACAAAGGTTGAAGAGGGCATCGAAATTATGGAAAAATTACGCGGATATACATCGGGGTTGGCCATACCGACATTTGTGGTAAATGCTCCCCTTGGAAACGGTAAAACACCGATGCTGCCTGAATACCTGGTCAGCAGTGGCAAAGACTATATAATGATTCGAACCTGGGAAAATAAAGTTTTGCGCTACGAAAATTAA
- a CDS encoding glycerol-3-phosphate acyltransferase: MPYLILLFSAYTIGSIPSAYIFGRIFGKIDIRSAGSGNVGGMNAYRVAGLTPGILTVITDIAKGILVVAIAQSFTSDLLVVLACAFFAVAGHNYSIFIGFKGGKGLATALGVFLILSPFTIIYLLLFTFTLLVLMRDTNTAFGSSVVLLPIILAIQYSEITWILFGLALAVIITAKHLNDFRAYRQGRRKIK; the protein is encoded by the coding sequence ATGCCCTATTTAATATTGCTTTTCTCTGCCTATACAATCGGTTCAATTCCTTCTGCCTATATATTCGGTCGAATATTCGGAAAAATTGATATTCGCAGCGCCGGCTCGGGTAATGTTGGCGGAATGAATGCGTATCGTGTCGCCGGATTAACCCCCGGGATTTTGACTGTAATTACAGATATTGCAAAGGGCATTCTTGTTGTAGCCATTGCTCAATCATTTACTTCCGATCTGCTGGTTGTTTTAGCCTGTGCTTTTTTTGCAGTGGCAGGTCATAATTACAGTATTTTTATCGGTTTCAAAGGCGGTAAAGGTCTTGCTACGGCTTTGGGAGTCTTTCTTATTCTTTCACCATTTACGATCATCTACCTGCTGCTATTTACATTCACTTTATTAGTCCTGATGCGTGATACTAATACTGCCTTCGGAAGCTCTGTTGTTCTGCTTCCAATTATACTGGCCATTCAATATAGTGAAATTACCTGGATTTTATTCGGGCTGGCGCTTGCTGTAATCATAACAGCCAAGCATCTTAATGATTTTCGCGCTTACAGGCAAGGTCGACGCAAAATAAAATGA
- a CDS encoding HD domain-containing protein produces MIRKELLELLFEAASIQRWNDHIRPEHFTELDKQAHKMVYAYVLAKIEEADHGAEINWRLLIEGGLYEFLHRIVLTDIKPPIYYTLMAEKGEQLNRWVIEDVLVDKVTDLRVDLLAQMKQYYLQTDESTLEKRILKAAHYLATNWEFKIIYRLNEGLYGLDETRAAIANQIEEHFDLAGVQKLTLGKKTSNFLDLVGQLRFQQRWAQSPRVPKTSVMGHMLIVAMMSYLCSIELDACPKRIYNNYFAALFHDLPEVLTKDIVSPVKKSVTGIDEIIKEIEHRQLEERIFPLLPTAWHSELKYFTENEFESKIIENDLCRTVSSDQINQKYNEDQFSPLDGEIIKACDQLAAYIETFLSISHGIKSYHLEEGNRLLYGRYINKTIAGINFGQFFSYFKV; encoded by the coding sequence TTGATCAGAAAAGAACTGCTGGAATTGCTGTTTGAAGCGGCCAGTATTCAACGGTGGAACGACCATATCAGGCCGGAGCATTTCACGGAACTCGACAAACAGGCGCATAAGATGGTTTATGCCTATGTGCTGGCTAAAATCGAGGAAGCGGATCACGGAGCTGAGATCAACTGGCGTCTGCTGATAGAAGGAGGATTATATGAGTTTCTACACCGCATTGTCCTGACCGATATTAAGCCTCCTATCTACTACACGTTAATGGCCGAGAAGGGAGAACAGCTTAACCGTTGGGTTATCGAAGATGTTTTGGTTGATAAAGTTACCGATTTGAGGGTCGATCTTCTGGCACAAATGAAACAGTATTACCTCCAGACAGATGAATCAACCCTGGAGAAAAGGATCTTAAAGGCGGCTCATTACCTTGCGACAAACTGGGAATTTAAGATAATTTATCGTTTAAATGAAGGGTTATACGGGTTGGATGAAACCAGGGCTGCCATTGCCAACCAAATTGAAGAGCATTTCGATTTAGCCGGTGTGCAAAAACTCACCCTGGGTAAAAAAACAAGCAATTTTCTGGATCTGGTTGGTCAGCTCAGGTTTCAGCAACGATGGGCTCAATCTCCGAGAGTGCCAAAAACTTCTGTAATGGGACATATGTTGATCGTGGCCATGATGAGTTATCTCTGTTCAATTGAGTTGGACGCCTGCCCGAAGCGGATCTATAATAACTACTTTGCAGCCCTTTTTCATGATTTGCCGGAAGTGCTTACCAAGGATATTGTATCACCGGTTAAAAAATCGGTTACCGGCATTGATGAGATTATCAAAGAAATCGAGCACAGGCAGCTTGAAGAGAGGATATTCCCCCTGCTGCCGACAGCCTGGCACAGTGAACTTAAGTATTTTACCGAAAATGAGTTTGAAAGTAAAATTATTGAAAATGATTTATGCCGAACAGTCAGTTCGGATCAGATAAATCAGAAGTATAACGAAGATCAATTTTCTCCTCTTGATGGTGAAATAATCAAAGCCTGTGATCAATTGGCCGCCTACATTGAAACATTTCTTTCGATTTCTCACGGCATTAAATCTTATCACCTGGAAGAAGGCAACAGGCTGTTGTACGGCCGCTATATCAATAAAACAATAGCCGGAATAAATTTTGGACAGTTTTTCAGCTATTTCAAAGTTTAG
- the plsY gene encoding glycerol-3-phosphate 1-O-acyltransferase PlsY, giving the protein MIFFILIAAYLLGSIPFGYLLAQIIGKTDIRAHGSGNIGATNVLRVMGWKAALPVFLLDFAKGFFAVLLARAVSDQPAVYLSAGLLAMIGHSFPVFLRFKGGKAVATGVGAVVALSGWVAIILLALFVIIVALTRYVSLGSIIGALSTPLLFWLLGFDPLYILFGVIMAALIVGRHHENIGRLLKGHESKISRKK; this is encoded by the coding sequence GTGATCTTTTTTATATTAATTGCTGCTTATTTACTCGGTTCAATACCCTTTGGTTATTTACTGGCACAAATTATCGGTAAAACCGATATCCGGGCCCACGGGAGCGGAAATATAGGGGCAACAAATGTCCTGAGAGTGATGGGCTGGAAGGCAGCGCTACCGGTATTTCTTCTCGACTTTGCAAAAGGGTTTTTTGCCGTACTATTGGCCAGAGCCGTTAGCGACCAGCCTGCTGTCTATCTATCAGCTGGGTTGCTGGCAATGATCGGCCATAGCTTTCCAGTCTTTCTACGCTTTAAAGGTGGGAAAGCAGTGGCAACCGGTGTCGGAGCGGTTGTTGCGCTATCAGGATGGGTAGCCATTATACTTCTGGCCCTTTTTGTAATTATAGTTGCTTTAACCCGTTATGTTTCGCTGGGCTCGATCATCGGTGCTCTTTCAACTCCACTGCTTTTTTGGCTACTGGGATTCGATCCGCTTTATATATTATTCGGAGTGATAATGGCAGCGTTGATAGTCGGTCGACATCATGAGAATATCGGTAGGCTGCTGAAAGGCCATGAGTCAAAAATAAGCAGAAAGAAATGA
- the der gene encoding ribosome biogenesis GTPase Der has product MTGNVVAIVGRPNVGKSTLFNRLTSARTAIEEKVPGVTRDRLYGISEWCGRSIVIIDTGGITFGETDQISVQVKRQVDLAIDEAHLIIFLLDGREGITALDEEVAELLRRSGKTVIPVINKIDYMELESEKYNFYSLGFGDPQLIAAAHGRGTGDLLDRICSLLPEGPGVEDAAENEAVKVAVIGRPNVGKSSLINTILGEDRVIVSQIPGTTREAVDTHFIYNDTPCILIDTAGMRRKSKVKNAVEYYSVLRSLKAVQRADLALLLLDGESGIAEQDQRLAGYVDQAGRGLIIVVNKWDLVRGEENSRSEYLDKIKDYLNFVPYAPVVFVSALTGWRLDRLFPVIIKVWQEQYKRISTSYLNELLQDAVAVNPPPSVKGKNVKFYYVTQPSVKPPTFVFFANEPDLIHFSYKRYLENRLRESFDFTGTPIIIKFRKRQRRGE; this is encoded by the coding sequence TTGACCGGTAATGTAGTTGCCATAGTCGGCCGACCAAATGTGGGTAAATCAACCCTTTTTAACCGTTTGACCTCAGCCCGAACCGCTATTGAAGAAAAAGTACCGGGGGTTACCAGAGACCGCCTTTACGGAATTTCTGAATGGTGCGGCCGCTCGATAGTTATTATAGATACCGGCGGTATTACCTTTGGTGAGACAGATCAGATCTCCGTGCAGGTAAAACGTCAGGTTGACCTCGCTATTGATGAAGCTCATTTGATCATTTTCCTCCTTGATGGAAGAGAAGGGATTACCGCACTTGATGAAGAGGTCGCTGAATTGTTGCGAAGAAGCGGCAAAACAGTTATCCCTGTTATCAATAAAATTGATTACATGGAGCTTGAATCCGAGAAGTATAATTTTTACAGTCTGGGTTTCGGAGATCCGCAGTTGATTGCCGCTGCACATGGCCGGGGAACGGGCGATCTTCTTGACAGGATATGCAGCCTTCTGCCGGAAGGCCCAGGTGTTGAAGATGCTGCTGAAAATGAAGCAGTTAAAGTAGCTGTAATAGGTCGACCAAACGTGGGTAAATCATCCTTGATCAACACTATTTTAGGCGAAGATAGGGTAATTGTCAGTCAGATTCCGGGCACAACCCGGGAAGCGGTCGATACTCATTTTATCTACAACGATACTCCATGTATACTTATTGATACGGCAGGGATGCGCCGTAAGAGCAAAGTTAAAAATGCTGTGGAGTACTACAGTGTTTTGCGTTCATTAAAAGCAGTTCAGAGAGCAGATCTGGCGCTGCTGCTGCTTGATGGCGAAAGTGGGATAGCAGAACAGGATCAAAGATTGGCCGGCTATGTTGACCAGGCAGGCAGGGGTCTGATCATTGTTGTGAACAAATGGGATCTGGTTCGTGGCGAAGAAAACAGCAGGTCCGAATATCTGGATAAGATAAAAGATTATCTTAACTTTGTGCCGTATGCGCCGGTTGTATTTGTATCAGCCCTTACCGGCTGGAGATTGGACAGATTGTTTCCGGTAATTATAAAAGTATGGCAGGAACAGTATAAACGTATTTCCACCTCTTACCTAAATGAGTTATTACAGGATGCAGTTGCCGTCAACCCACCTCCGTCAGTGAAGGGGAAAAACGTGAAATTTTATTACGTCACCCAACCTTCAGTAAAACCGCCGACATTTGTATTCTTTGCCAATGAACCGGATCTGATACATTTTTCTTACAAGCGCTATCTTGAAAACAGACTTCGAGAATCTTTTGATTTTACGGGAACCCCCATCATTATTAAATTCAGAAAACGGCAGAGAAGGGGAGAATAA
- a CDS encoding DUF512 domain-containing protein codes for MKENKGYLVDHVKKNSPAEKAGIRVGWRLLRIDGSVPADIIDYKILEADESLILLMLTDDGRLKRIKIQKAADTSLGMQFDPPTLSEMKRCGNKCIFCFVDQNPKEIRSTVFIKDDDYRLSFLYGNFITLNRLTDAEVDRIIRLRMSPLYVSVHTTNRKLRQLMFGNKLAERGLDVLQKLIDGGIQIHSQIVLCPGFNTGDEMLRTISDLDSMGPAILSVALVPVGLTVHRSGLVKLKKFNGISARTLLEQVEKIQKEYLEKRDSRFVFAADELYMLAGSEIPDEEEYEGFPQLENGIGMARIFLDELNRLSENDLDLRTGEMSVTIITGQSAGPLLKKMADWLTEFKGIRVSLIIATNKYFGEEVTVAGLLTASDLLKAMEGNNPGDVVFISNHLVNEKTSKFLDGVLLKKLEADLGVPVLTARGPKELLSHISKLDFYREKSGGKIN; via the coding sequence ATGAAAGAAAATAAAGGTTACCTGGTAGATCATGTAAAGAAAAATTCACCTGCCGAAAAAGCAGGCATCAGGGTCGGGTGGCGTCTGCTGAGAATTGACGGCAGTGTTCCAGCCGATATAATCGATTATAAAATACTTGAAGCGGATGAAAGTCTTATACTTTTAATGTTGACAGACGATGGAAGGCTAAAACGGATCAAGATTCAGAAGGCAGCTGATACCTCTTTGGGGATGCAGTTTGATCCCCCTACACTGTCGGAGATGAAACGATGCGGTAATAAATGTATCTTCTGTTTTGTTGATCAAAACCCGAAAGAGATACGATCGACGGTCTTTATTAAGGATGATGATTACAGGCTTTCATTCCTTTATGGAAATTTTATAACTTTAAACAGACTCACCGATGCGGAAGTAGATCGGATAATCAGGTTGAGGATGAGTCCTCTTTACGTTTCAGTTCATACGACTAACCGCAAGCTGCGCCAGTTAATGTTTGGCAATAAACTTGCGGAGCGTGGTCTCGATGTACTGCAAAAATTAATCGATGGTGGTATCCAGATTCACTCCCAGATTGTATTATGCCCCGGTTTCAATACAGGGGATGAAATGCTGAGGACGATCAGTGATCTCGACTCAATGGGCCCGGCAATTTTGTCGGTTGCTTTAGTTCCTGTTGGTCTGACAGTCCACAGGAGTGGCCTGGTAAAATTAAAAAAATTTAATGGAATTAGTGCCCGGACTCTACTTGAACAAGTAGAGAAAATCCAGAAAGAATATCTGGAAAAGAGAGACAGCAGATTTGTTTTTGCTGCTGATGAACTCTATATGCTTGCCGGTTCTGAAATTCCGGACGAAGAGGAATATGAAGGTTTTCCACAACTTGAAAATGGAATAGGAATGGCCAGGATATTTCTTGATGAACTGAACCGGCTTTCAGAAAATGATTTGGATTTAAGAACGGGGGAAATGTCAGTAACAATCATTACCGGTCAAAGTGCAGGTCCTCTTTTAAAAAAAATGGCCGACTGGCTGACTGAGTTTAAGGGAATCAGGGTTAGCCTGATAATCGCCACAAATAAATATTTTGGAGAAGAAGTGACAGTCGCCGGTCTTTTGACAGCAAGTGATCTGCTGAAGGCCATGGAAGGAAATAACCCGGGGGATGTTGTATTTATATCTAATCATCTGGTTAACGAAAAAACGTCAAAATTTCTGGATGGAGTTTTATTAAAAAAATTGGAAGCTGATCTGGGAGTGCCTGTCCTGACTGCACGAGGGCCGAAGGAACTGTTATCCCATATCAGTAAGCTGGACTTTTATAGAGAGAAGAGTGGAGGAAAAATTAATTGA
- a CDS encoding bifunctional 4-hydroxy-3-methylbut-2-enyl diphosphate reductase/30S ribosomal protein S1, with translation MEIIVAGKAGFCSGVNRAVSFLLDNAEKYGAGVTLGPLVHNEEVISYLSDHGVDVVELPEEAHGAFIAIRTHGVTPEILKKLETMSTPRMIDLTCPRVRKVQKLAEDYHKKGYKIIVFGNRNHPEVIGIVGWSGGTAEVITHPDDLENIEKQNGIVLISQTTGNKELFEKVIESFMNKFPEGAVYNTLCPETGLRQEEVTELARRVEALIVVGSKMSANTKALYDKCRQLKPACRIANAGELKNSFLKGYNRFGVVAGASTPSWTIKEVVEKMENESLEVNNEEGFEFEGELRVAQVGEQVTGKIARVTADEVFVDIGSKTEAILPAEEVYLEDNKSLTDLFVPEESIEVTVLDVDDQEGKITVSHKRLARDSRLNELEAAMTDEKIITGRVKQVIPAGLIIDLGHGIDGFMPGSLVDVRYIPDFNEFQNREIEFKVQEYDKEKGKLILSRKKVVEEENNRKKEEIFNTLEAGSTISGVIKRLTNFGAFVDIGGIDGLIHISELSWERVGHPSEVLKVGEEVEVKVIEIIPEKDRISLSLRHTQTDPWTKAVEELENGQIVTGKVTRLVNFGAFIEIMPGVEGLAHISQLADFHVNNPAEVLAEGENVEVKILEIKPKSKRISLSIKEAGGISVSMEGISGNGMDEGNVTLGDVFGDLFDEGDFKKNDKDNETEPGEEKIPEGE, from the coding sequence TTGGAAATCATTGTAGCCGGTAAAGCCGGTTTTTGCTCCGGGGTTAACAGGGCTGTTAGTTTCCTGTTAGATAATGCTGAAAAGTATGGAGCAGGTGTGACACTGGGGCCTCTGGTCCATAACGAAGAGGTTATAAGTTATTTAAGCGATCACGGAGTAGATGTTGTTGAACTGCCTGAAGAAGCTCACGGCGCCTTCATCGCTATCAGAACTCACGGAGTTACCCCGGAAATCCTAAAAAAACTCGAAACGATGTCCACGCCGCGAATGATTGATCTGACCTGTCCACGTGTGCGCAAAGTTCAAAAGCTGGCGGAAGATTATCATAAGAAAGGCTATAAAATAATAGTATTTGGTAACAGAAATCACCCTGAAGTTATTGGAATAGTTGGATGGTCGGGAGGTACAGCCGAGGTGATAACTCACCCGGATGATCTCGAAAACATTGAAAAGCAGAATGGAATAGTATTAATCTCACAGACTACGGGAAACAAGGAACTCTTTGAAAAAGTAATTGAAAGTTTTATGAATAAGTTTCCTGAAGGGGCTGTCTATAATACTTTATGTCCCGAGACGGGGCTCAGGCAGGAAGAAGTAACAGAACTGGCAAGAAGGGTAGAGGCGCTGATAGTTGTTGGCAGTAAAATGAGCGCGAATACGAAAGCCCTTTATGATAAATGCCGGCAATTAAAACCGGCATGTCGAATAGCAAATGCAGGGGAGTTGAAAAATTCTTTTTTGAAAGGATACAACAGATTTGGAGTTGTAGCGGGAGCTTCAACTCCTTCCTGGACGATTAAGGAGGTCGTGGAGAAAATGGAGAACGAGAGTCTGGAAGTTAACAACGAAGAGGGTTTTGAATTTGAAGGTGAACTAAGGGTAGCCCAGGTTGGTGAACAGGTTACCGGTAAAATTGCCAGGGTTACTGCTGATGAGGTTTTTGTTGATATTGGATCGAAAACTGAGGCCATACTTCCTGCTGAGGAAGTATATCTTGAAGATAATAAATCACTTACTGATCTGTTCGTGCCTGAAGAAAGTATTGAAGTAACTGTCCTTGATGTTGATGACCAGGAAGGGAAGATAACGGTATCGCACAAGAGATTAGCCCGGGATTCCAGATTGAATGAGCTTGAAGCAGCAATGACAGATGAAAAAATTATAACCGGAAGGGTTAAGCAGGTTATTCCTGCCGGATTGATTATTGACCTGGGTCACGGGATAGATGGATTTATGCCCGGCTCGCTGGTTGATGTACGCTATATTCCCGATTTTAACGAATTTCAAAACAGGGAAATTGAGTTTAAAGTTCAGGAATATGATAAAGAAAAGGGCAAGTTGATACTGAGCAGGAAGAAAGTTGTTGAGGAAGAGAATAACAGGAAAAAAGAAGAAATCTTCAATACTTTGGAAGCCGGTTCAACCATATCAGGGGTAATTAAGAGGTTGACCAATTTCGGTGCTTTTGTCGATATCGGAGGGATTGACGGACTGATTCACATTTCGGAATTATCCTGGGAACGTGTCGGTCATCCTTCTGAAGTTCTGAAGGTTGGTGAGGAAGTAGAAGTTAAAGTGATTGAAATAATTCCTGAAAAAGATCGCATAAGCCTTTCACTGAGGCATACCCAGACCGATCCGTGGACAAAAGCGGTAGAGGAACTCGAAAACGGTCAGATAGTTACCGGAAAAGTAACCCGACTTGTTAATTTTGGCGCTTTTATAGAAATAATGCCCGGGGTGGAAGGTTTGGCTCACATATCGCAGCTTGCTGATTTCCATGTAAACAATCCGGCTGAAGTATTGGCTGAAGGTGAAAATGTTGAGGTTAAAATACTTGAAATAAAACCGAAATCTAAACGGATAAGTCTCAGCATTAAAGAAGCTGGTGGGATTAGTGTTTCAATGGAAGGTATATCTGGGAATGGCATGGATGAAGGGAATGTTACACTGGGAGATGTCTTCGGTGATCTCTTCGACGAGGGTGATTTCAAAAAGAATGACAAAGATAATGAAACTGAACCCGGAGAGGAAAAAATACCGGAAGGTGAATAG
- a CDS encoding lysophospholipid acyltransferase family protein, whose protein sequence is MSILFYKFGRNIFYLYLKIFYCLRIHGRENLPTRKPYIVCSNHIKWLDPMTVGAAIPSRIRVNFMAKKEVFSNPIFAYLLRKVGAFPVNRQEADYSAIKTAYRLLQEGEVLGLFPEGSRSKDGQLQKAYNGAALIAVRSGVPVLPVAIPGPYRLFKPLHIHIGKPFVLPPLVYENKEEKKARLEEMSNTIMQYIENLKS, encoded by the coding sequence GTGAGTATATTGTTTTACAAATTTGGGAGAAATATATTTTATCTTTATCTCAAAATATTTTACTGTCTGCGAATTCACGGCAGAGAGAATTTACCGACCCGTAAACCTTATATAGTCTGTTCGAATCATATAAAATGGTTGGATCCGATGACAGTCGGAGCGGCAATCCCTTCCAGAATCAGGGTTAACTTTATGGCCAAAAAAGAGGTTTTCAGCAACCCAATATTTGCATATCTTTTAAGAAAAGTAGGCGCTTTTCCGGTTAATCGCCAGGAAGCTGACTATTCGGCAATTAAAACAGCCTATAGATTATTACAGGAGGGTGAAGTGCTCGGCCTTTTTCCGGAAGGTTCCAGAAGCAAAGATGGTCAACTGCAAAAAGCCTACAATGGAGCTGCTTTAATTGCCGTGCGCAGTGGTGTTCCTGTTTTACCAGTTGCAATACCCGGGCCTTACAGGTTATTTAAACCGCTGCATATTCATATAGGCAAACCATTTGTCCTTCCGCCTTTGGTTTATGAAAATAAGGAAGAAAAGAAAGCCAGGCTTGAAGAAATGAGTAATACAATTATGCAGTATATAGAAAACCTTAAATCCTGA